One Pseudomonas sp. B21_DOA genomic window, TTATCTTATCGGCGAGCTGGTTCGCGTCACCGGGTTGTCCGGGACCGACCGATTCCTCGGCATGGCCTTCGGCGCAGCGCGTGGCGTGTTGCTGGTGGTCGTGGCGGTCGGGCTGTTGAGCCTGGGGCCGGTACAGCAGGACGGGTGGTGGAAAGAATCACAGCTCGTGCCCAAGTTTCTATTGGTCGCCGACTGGTCCAAAAACCTGATACTCGGGTGGAGCAGTCAGTGGCTTGCCAGCGGAATCAGCGTACCCGCTGAGATTCCGTTCAAGGAGCAGCTCTTGCCGACGGCGAAAACGCCTCAGTGAGTGCTGTTCAGTTCAGATCCATTAAGTAGGGGTTGCGTCGCATGTGTGGCATCGTCGGTATCGTCGGTAAGTCGAACGTCAATCAGGCGCTGTATGACGCGCTAACCGTGCTCCAGCACCGCGGCCAGGACGCTGCCGGTATCGTGACCAGCCATGATGGCCGGTTGTTCCTGCGCAAGGATAATGGCCTGGTGCGTGACGTGTTCCAGCAGCGTCACATGCAGCGTCTGGTCGGCCACATGGGTATCGGACACGTCCGTTACCCGACTGCCGGCAGCTCGACGTCGGCCGAAGCCCAGCCGTTCTACGTCAACTCGCCTTACGGCATCACCTTGGCGCACAACGGTAACCTGACCAACGTTGAACAGTTGGCCAAAGAGATCTACGAATCCGATCTGCGTCACGTCAACACCAGTTCCGACTCGGAAGTGCTGCTCAACGTGTTCGCCCACGAGCTGGCCCAGCGCGGCAAGCTGCAGCCGACCGAAGAAGACGTGTTCGCCGCCGTGACCGATGTGCACAACCGTTGCGTGGGTGGCTACGCCGTCGTTGCGATGATCACCGGTTACGGCATCGTCGGTTTCCGCGATCCGCACGGCATCCGTCCGATCGTGTTCGGCCAGCGTCATACCGACGAAGGCGTCGAGTACATGATTGCCTCGGAAAGCGTTTCGCTGGACGTGCTCGGTTTCACCCTGATCCGCGACCTCGCGCCGGGCGAAGCGGTGTACATCACTGAAGATGGCAAGCTGCACACCCGTCAGTGCGCAACCAGCCCGTCGTTGACTCCGTGCATTTTCGAGCACGTCTACCTGGCGCGTCCGGATTCGATCATCGACGGCGTTTCGGTTTACAAGGCGCGCCTGCGCATGGGTGAGAAGCTTGCCGAGAAGATCCTGCGCGAGCGCCCTGAGCACGACATCGATGTGGTCATCCCGATTCCGGATACCAGCCGTACTGCGGCGCTGGAGCTGGCCAATCACCTGGGTGTGAAATTCCGCGAAGGCTTCGTCAAGAACCGTTACATCGGCCGCACCTTCATCATGCCGGGCCAGGCCGCGCGCAAGAAGTCGGTACGCCAGAAGCTCAACGCCATCGAGCTTGAGTTCCGCGGCAAGAACGTGATGCTGGTCGATGACTCGATCGTGCGCGGCACCACCTGCAAGCAGATCATCCAGATGGCCCGCGAAGCCGGTGCGAAAAACGTCTACTTCTGCTCGGCGGCACCTGCGGTGCGCTTCCCGAACGTCTACGGTATCGACATGCCGAGCGCCCACGAACTGATCGCACACAACCGTTCGACCCAGGACGTGGCTGATCTGATTGGTGCTGACTGGCTGATCTATCAGGACCTGCCTGACTTGATCGAAGCGGTCGGCGGCGGCAAGATCAAAATCGAAAACTTTGATTGCGCCGTATTCGATGGCAAGTACGTGACCGGTGACGTCGACGAGGCTTATCTGGACAAGATCGAGCAGGCGCGCAACGATGCCTCGAAGGTCAAGACCCAGGCAGTCAGTGCGATCATCGATCTGTACAACAACTGAGTTTCCACCGGCCCTGAGGGGCCGGTTTTGTATCTGACATTTTTCAAGAACACAGCAAGGAGTGACAGCATGAGTCAGGAATGGGATGCCGGTCGGCTGGACAGCGACCTCGAAGGCGTAGCGTTCGATACTCTGGCCGTGCGTGCCGGTCAGCACCGCACGCCGGAAGGCGAGCACGGTGATCCGATGTTCTTCACCTCCAGCTACGTGTTCCGCACCGCTGCCGATGCGGCGGCGCGGTTTGCCGGCGAAGTGCCGGGCAACGTTTATTCGCGTTACACCAACCCGACCGTACGCGCATTCGAAGAGCGCATCGCCGCGCTGGAAGGCGCGGAGCAGGCCGTCGCCACGGCAACCGGCATGGCTGCGATCATGGCGGTGGTGATGAGCCTGTGCAGCGCGGGCGATCACGTGCTGGTGTCGCGCAGCGTGTTCGGCTCGACCATCAGCCTGTTCGAGAAGTACTTCAAGCGCTTTGGCGTCGAAGTCGATTACGTACCGCTGGCCGATCTGTCGGGGTGGGATGCGGCAATCAAATCCAATACCAAACTGCTCTTTGTCGAATCGCCGTCCAATCCGTTGGCCGAACTGGTGGATATCGCCGCACTGGCAGAAATCGCGCATGCCAAGGGCGCGCAGCTGGTGGTCGACAACTGCTTCTGCACCCCGGCGTTGCAGCAGCCGCTGAAGCTCGGCGCGGATATTGTCGTGCACTCGGCGACCAAGTTCATCGACGGTCAGGGCCGCTGCATGGGCGGCGTTGTCGCCGGTCGCGGTGAACAGATGAAAGAAGTGGTGGGTTTCCTGCGGACCGCCGGGCCGACCCTCAGCCCGTTCAACGCGTGGATCTTCCTCAAAGGCCTTGAGACCCTTAACCTGCGCATGAAAGCTCACTGCGCCAACGCCCAGGCGCTGGCCGAATGGCTGGAGCAGCAGGACGGCATCGAGAAAGTCCATTACGCCGGCCTCAAGAGCCATCCGCAGCACGAGTTGGCCCAGCGCCAGCAGAAGGGCTTCGGTGCGGTGGTCAGCTTCGAGGTCAAGGGCGGCAAAGAAGGCGCCTGGCGCTTTATCGATGCCACACGGTTGATTTCGATCACTGCCAACCTCGGTGACAGCAAGACCACGATCACGCACCCGAGCACCACCTCTCATGGGCGTCTGGCGCCGCAAGAGCGTGAAGCGGCGGGCATTCGTGACAGCCTGATCCGCGTTGCGGTGGGTCTGGAGGACGTCGCTGACCTGCAAGCCGACCTGGCGCGCGGTCTGGCCGCGTTGTGATCGAGTTGTCCACACCGGCGGCCAATACCAATGGTCGCGTGGCGCTGGTCACCGGCGCTGCACGCGGGATCGGCCTCGGAATTGCCGCTTGGCTGATAAGCGAAGGCTGGCAGGTGGTGCTGACCGATCTCGATCGGACGCGAGGTTCGAAAGTGGCGAAGGTGCTGGGCGAGAACGCCTGGTTCATCGCCATGGACGTCGCAGACGAAAATCAGGTCGCGCTGGGCGTGGCCGAGGTGCTGGGGCAGTTTGGTCGCCTTGATGCGCTGGTCTGCAATGCAGCGGTGGCCGATCCGCACAACATCACCCTGGAAAGCCTCGATCTGGCCTATTGGAACCGGGTGCTGGCGGTAAATCTCAGCGGGCCGATGTTGCTGGCCAAGCACTGTGCGCCGTATCTGCGTGCGCACAACGGTTCGATCGTCAACCTG contains:
- the purF gene encoding amidophosphoribosyltransferase, giving the protein MCGIVGIVGKSNVNQALYDALTVLQHRGQDAAGIVTSHDGRLFLRKDNGLVRDVFQQRHMQRLVGHMGIGHVRYPTAGSSTSAEAQPFYVNSPYGITLAHNGNLTNVEQLAKEIYESDLRHVNTSSDSEVLLNVFAHELAQRGKLQPTEEDVFAAVTDVHNRCVGGYAVVAMITGYGIVGFRDPHGIRPIVFGQRHTDEGVEYMIASESVSLDVLGFTLIRDLAPGEAVYITEDGKLHTRQCATSPSLTPCIFEHVYLARPDSIIDGVSVYKARLRMGEKLAEKILRERPEHDIDVVIPIPDTSRTAALELANHLGVKFREGFVKNRYIGRTFIMPGQAARKKSVRQKLNAIELEFRGKNVMLVDDSIVRGTTCKQIIQMAREAGAKNVYFCSAAPAVRFPNVYGIDMPSAHELIAHNRSTQDVADLIGADWLIYQDLPDLIEAVGGGKIKIENFDCAVFDGKYVTGDVDEAYLDKIEQARNDASKVKTQAVSAIIDLYNN
- a CDS encoding SDR family oxidoreductase encodes the protein MIELSTPAANTNGRVALVTGAARGIGLGIAAWLISEGWQVVLTDLDRTRGSKVAKVLGENAWFIAMDVADENQVALGVAEVLGQFGRLDALVCNAAVADPHNITLESLDLAYWNRVLAVNLSGPMLLAKHCAPYLRAHNGSIVNLASTRARQSEADSEAYAASKGGLLALTHALAISLGPEIRVNAVSPGWIDARDPSVRRAEPLADADHAQHPAGRVGTVEDVAAMVAWLLSRNAGFVTGQEFVVDGGMTKKMIYEQ
- a CDS encoding O-succinylhomoserine sulfhydrylase, with the translated sequence MSQEWDAGRLDSDLEGVAFDTLAVRAGQHRTPEGEHGDPMFFTSSYVFRTAADAAARFAGEVPGNVYSRYTNPTVRAFEERIAALEGAEQAVATATGMAAIMAVVMSLCSAGDHVLVSRSVFGSTISLFEKYFKRFGVEVDYVPLADLSGWDAAIKSNTKLLFVESPSNPLAELVDIAALAEIAHAKGAQLVVDNCFCTPALQQPLKLGADIVVHSATKFIDGQGRCMGGVVAGRGEQMKEVVGFLRTAGPTLSPFNAWIFLKGLETLNLRMKAHCANAQALAEWLEQQDGIEKVHYAGLKSHPQHELAQRQQKGFGAVVSFEVKGGKEGAWRFIDATRLISITANLGDSKTTITHPSTTSHGRLAPQEREAAGIRDSLIRVAVGLEDVADLQADLARGLAAL
- a CDS encoding CvpA family protein → MPFTWVDWAIVAIIAISALISLSRGFVKEALSLLTWIIAGAVAWMFGGSLSEYLAGYIETPSARVIAGCAIMFVATLIVGAMINYLIGELVRVTGLSGTDRFLGMAFGAARGVLLVVVAVGLLSLGPVQQDGWWKESQLVPKFLLVADWSKNLILGWSSQWLASGISVPAEIPFKEQLLPTAKTPQ